In Bdellovibrionales bacterium, the following proteins share a genomic window:
- the murB gene encoding UDP-N-acetylmuramate dehydrogenase codes for MNTEGLVTKGVELAPLTSWRVGGKAEFFGSPRTIEELEWILAWAHQNNQPLTVLGGGSNVLVSDEGVSGLVLSMRLLAGIDAKESAGNWRLTVMAGTHKSQLLRFFLQRRLAPALFLSGLPGDVGGGVAMNAGVSEKRIPREFCEIVEWVEVIRMEGGKPLRVTKPASDIVWSYRHSSGWQPGVITRVGIAWPNLPDENIPLLVKEVNRTRLSKQPLDLPSGGSVFVNPPGEKAAGALIDECGFKGFTVGGARVSEKHANFIVNIGGANAKDIHSVIQQVKQGVMVKTGVLLSTEVVYLGDWP; via the coding sequence GTGAACACCGAGGGACTCGTAACAAAGGGAGTTGAACTGGCTCCGCTTACTTCCTGGCGAGTTGGAGGCAAGGCGGAGTTTTTTGGATCGCCTCGCACCATCGAAGAGTTGGAATGGATTTTAGCGTGGGCCCATCAAAATAATCAACCCCTCACGGTCTTAGGTGGTGGCAGCAATGTTTTGGTGAGCGATGAAGGTGTATCTGGTTTGGTTTTATCAATGCGACTTCTTGCAGGAATAGATGCAAAGGAATCCGCGGGCAATTGGCGATTAACAGTGATGGCTGGAACTCATAAATCTCAACTGTTGAGATTTTTTCTTCAACGTCGGCTTGCACCTGCATTGTTCCTATCGGGTCTTCCTGGAGATGTCGGGGGTGGCGTTGCGATGAATGCCGGAGTGAGTGAAAAGCGGATTCCTCGCGAGTTTTGTGAGATTGTGGAATGGGTTGAAGTGATAAGGATGGAGGGAGGCAAACCCTTGAGAGTGACAAAGCCAGCAAGTGATATTGTTTGGTCCTATCGTCACAGCAGTGGTTGGCAGCCTGGTGTGATAACGAGAGTCGGTATTGCGTGGCCAAATCTGCCCGATGAGAATATTCCTCTTCTCGTAAAGGAAGTGAATCGGACAAGACTTTCCAAACAGCCTCTCGACCTCCCGAGCGGGGGTTCTGTATTTGTGAATCCGCCTGGTGAAAAGGCAGCAGGGGCCTTGATTGATGAGTGCGGGTTTAAGGGGTTCACGGTCGGCGGAGCCAGGGTATCTGAAAAACACGCCAACTTTATTGTGAACATTGGGGGAGCAAACGCCAAGGATATTCACTCTGTCATCCAACAGGTTAAGCAAGGAGTGATGGTCAAGACGGGAGTTCTTTTATCTACTGAGGTTGTTTATTTAGGCGATTGGCCTTAG